A single Pirellulaceae bacterium DNA region contains:
- a CDS encoding efflux transporter outer membrane subunit, giving the protein MAEASRRLAALASACLLTLVCASGCTGVREYYRNGFKVGPNYKRPAAPVADEWIDSQSSRVSSESGDYRTWWTVFNDPVLDRLIQTAYSQNITLREAGFRVAESQARRGVVAGNLFPQTQEVFADYTRTQRSQQTALFPTIPAGSPFANLAAPQFSNWRVGSSLSWELDFWGRYRRAIEGADARLDASVEEFDDAIVVLIGEVATTYVELRALEQRLEVARENATLQNESVRVAQARLDAKAADSELDTPQAKANLGNTLAAIEAFEIQRRQAQNRLAVLMGMPPHDLSYMLDGPASIPSASDVVTAGVPAELIWRRPDVRRAERLVAAQSAEIGIAQSELYPHMSINGMMAWEAERFSDVFNGGAFGGTVGPSLRWNVLNYGRLLNNIRVQDARFQQLVASYQQTVLQANEEAENAIVAYLHFTDQIKVREESARQASEAERVAQVKYQEGEIDFNRLFTVQQLLLNQQELLAVARGNAAQSLVDLYRAMGGGWEIRLNPSMASASSSGLPEDLPVPPSPEIPEIQPLPQPVTDDMEDM; this is encoded by the coding sequence ATGGCTGAAGCTTCACGGCGACTTGCCGCCCTCGCGTCAGCATGCCTGCTGACACTCGTCTGCGCGAGCGGCTGCACAGGGGTTCGCGAATACTATCGCAACGGCTTCAAGGTGGGCCCCAATTACAAGCGGCCCGCCGCGCCAGTGGCCGATGAATGGATCGACTCGCAGAGCTCGCGTGTTTCCAGCGAGTCTGGTGACTACCGCACTTGGTGGACCGTCTTCAACGATCCGGTGCTCGACCGCCTTATCCAGACGGCTTACTCTCAGAATATCACACTGCGCGAAGCAGGTTTTCGTGTGGCGGAATCCCAGGCCAGGCGCGGAGTGGTGGCAGGCAATCTCTTTCCGCAGACTCAGGAGGTATTCGCGGATTACACGCGCACGCAGCGCAGCCAGCAAACGGCTTTGTTCCCAACTATTCCTGCCGGTTCACCGTTCGCGAATTTGGCTGCGCCGCAATTCAGCAACTGGCGCGTGGGAAGTAGCCTCAGCTGGGAGCTGGACTTTTGGGGCAGATATCGCCGCGCTATCGAGGGTGCCGACGCGCGTCTAGACGCCTCAGTGGAAGAATTCGATGACGCGATAGTCGTTCTCATCGGAGAGGTGGCGACGACCTATGTGGAACTGCGAGCGCTGGAGCAACGTCTCGAAGTTGCGCGTGAGAATGCCACTCTACAAAATGAAAGTGTTCGCGTAGCTCAGGCTCGCCTGGACGCGAAAGCCGCCGACAGTGAACTGGACACCCCGCAGGCGAAGGCGAATCTGGGCAATACCTTGGCGGCTATTGAGGCCTTTGAGATTCAGCGTCGACAGGCTCAAAACCGATTGGCAGTACTGATGGGCATGCCCCCTCACGACCTATCGTACATGCTCGATGGCCCGGCTTCGATTCCAAGCGCTTCCGATGTCGTCACCGCTGGCGTACCCGCAGAATTGATCTGGCGACGTCCCGATGTGCGACGTGCTGAACGATTGGTTGCTGCACAGAGCGCGGAAATCGGAATCGCTCAATCTGAACTTTATCCCCACATGTCAATCAACGGCATGATGGCATGGGAGGCCGAACGTTTTAGTGATGTCTTCAATGGCGGCGCTTTCGGGGGGACCGTAGGGCCATCTTTGCGATGGAACGTGCTCAACTATGGGCGACTGTTGAACAACATTCGCGTTCAGGATGCAAGGTTCCAGCAATTGGTAGCCAGCTACCAGCAAACAGTTCTCCAAGCCAATGAGGAAGCGGAAAACGCCATCGTCGCTTATCTGCACTTCACCGATCAGATCAAGGTGCGGGAAGAGAGTGCCCGCCAGGCGAGCGAGGCGGAGCGTGTGGCGCAGGTCAAATACCAGGAGGGCGAAATCGACTTCAATCGCCTATTCACCGTTCAGCAGTTGCTCCTCAACCAACAAGAGTTACTGGCGGTCGCCCGCGGTAACGCTGCACAAAGCCTCGTCGATCTCTACCGCGCAATGGGTGGCGGGTGGGAAATTCGGCTTAATCCCTCGATGGCTAGCGCCTCCTCATCTGGATTGCCCGAAGATCTGCCAGTTCCGCCCAGCCCTGAGATCCCTGAGATACAGCCCCTACCACAACCAGTTACCGACGACATGGAGGATATGTAA
- a CDS encoding MarR family transcriptional regulator, with protein sequence MSVPKPNKSHGRAHETDVSHDIGNILSQTARVYQQSLNAELAHYGVTYRQSQVLGWLRKNGNLSQCQLARVLRIEPATLSGVLERMERDGLILRVADRSDGRRKMIGLNQCGEELAEVVVECSVRARLIAEHGLSPVEIETLREFLKRIIKNLSDH encoded by the coding sequence ATGTCGGTACCTAAACCAAATAAGTCGCACGGTCGAGCTCACGAGACTGACGTTTCGCATGACATCGGAAATATTCTCTCGCAAACGGCTCGAGTATACCAACAATCGCTGAATGCTGAACTTGCTCATTATGGTGTCACTTATCGGCAGTCTCAAGTACTAGGCTGGCTTCGAAAGAATGGGAACCTTTCGCAGTGTCAACTAGCGAGGGTGCTCAGGATCGAACCCGCCACTCTTTCTGGCGTCCTGGAGCGCATGGAACGCGATGGCCTGATCCTACGCGTTGCTGATCGGTCGGACGGACGTCGAAAGATGATTGGTCTCAATCAATGCGGGGAGGAACTCGCCGAGGTGGTTGTTGAATGCTCGGTGCGAGCCCGTCTTATTGCGGAGCACGGTTTGAGTCCGGTGGAGATCGAGACGCTTCGTGAATTTTTGAAACGGATTATAAAGAATCTGAGCGACCATTGA
- a CDS encoding efflux RND transporter permease subunit, producing MKISEISIKQPVFSTMVVAAMVVFGLVAYNRIGVDLFPSVDFPIVTVSVFYEGSDPETIETDVTEPIEEAVNTISGIKSLRSESVTGLSMTFVEFELGRNIDIAAQDVRDKVAAIRADLPKGIDPPVVEKFDPDSAPIMSITLAGTDSIRELTQYADNVIKPQIEGVDGVGAVEVVGGRDREIRIWLRVDDLRGYALTASDVVEAIEKENVEFPGGRVETDVRELVVKTKGRIERPADFENIVVAHRQGTPIRLKDVATVEDGMEDFRSLSRLNSQRAVSLQVRRQSGENMLAVATEVKKRLANIESDLPDRYELTMTQDLSLFVADSVNEAQGELLRGGVLAVLVILLFLRSWRGAFVAAVTIPTTIVTTYAFMLAFGFTLNMMSLLALSISVGMVIDDSIVVLENAFRHMEQGKSRVDAAIAGMKEIGFAVIATSLAIVAVFIPVAFMDGLVGRFFYEFGMTVTFAVVVSTFIAVWLSPMLCSRVLKVTPQHGRLFNVVERFFTGTEWLYGLTLRFALRHRWLVSALAIGVLVGSVMLLPLIGTEFSPSQDEGQFNVQVETPLGSSIDRTSRILEEVERRLWELPHVTNLYTTIGAGQEGRVNYGMILVQLPDKAERTLSQHEIMAMARQSVEDLGHSKISVEYIPRVSGGGFRSAPLQYNLRGTDIAELEKMALQVTQRMRETPGIVDVNLTYDSSKPEVAILPDRDRAADLGINVEKLGLAVQTLVGGRPVSTFEEGGESFDVRVRLAEGDRDRAEAIAALPVRTRSGRLVEFRQLADVVEGTGPVQIDRQNRQRQVTIMANLESFKPLGAAMTDVLSMEREIGLPPGVVSAFTGAGDMMAESFASIIFSLLLAIVLIYMVLASQFESFIHPVTIMVSVPLSIGGALGALAITGLTLNIYSMIGMVMLMGLVTKNAILLVDYTNLLRREQGMEKNEALLMAGPVRLRPILMTAFSTIAGMIPIAIGLGAGSETRQPLGACVIGGMLTSTLLTLVVIPVVYSLLDDLSCGVLRILGVTVQQDIEARPIHLADQDVEQREKNEPQVAAALKTRETAKAS from the coding sequence ATGAAGATCTCTGAGATTTCGATCAAGCAACCCGTCTTTTCGACGATGGTCGTCGCTGCGATGGTCGTGTTCGGTCTTGTGGCATACAACCGAATCGGGGTGGACCTGTTTCCAAGCGTCGATTTCCCGATCGTCACCGTATCGGTGTTTTATGAAGGTTCCGATCCGGAAACGATCGAAACGGATGTCACCGAGCCGATCGAGGAAGCGGTCAATACGATCAGCGGCATCAAGTCGCTACGCAGCGAGAGCGTAACCGGCTTGTCGATGACGTTCGTCGAGTTTGAATTGGGGCGGAACATCGACATTGCCGCCCAGGACGTGCGGGATAAAGTCGCGGCGATTCGGGCGGACCTGCCGAAGGGGATCGACCCCCCGGTCGTCGAGAAGTTCGACCCCGATTCGGCTCCTATCATGTCGATTACGCTGGCGGGAACCGATTCCATCCGCGAGCTGACGCAATACGCGGACAACGTAATCAAACCGCAAATTGAAGGCGTGGACGGTGTCGGTGCCGTTGAAGTCGTGGGAGGTCGTGACCGCGAAATCCGCATCTGGCTGCGAGTGGACGATCTTCGCGGATATGCCCTAACGGCTTCGGACGTGGTGGAGGCGATCGAAAAGGAAAATGTTGAGTTTCCCGGCGGTCGCGTCGAGACAGACGTGCGCGAATTGGTCGTCAAGACCAAAGGACGTATCGAACGTCCTGCGGACTTCGAAAACATTGTGGTGGCGCATCGTCAAGGAACACCCATTCGCCTGAAGGACGTTGCCACAGTTGAAGACGGAATGGAAGACTTCCGCAGTCTTTCACGACTCAACAGTCAGAGGGCAGTCTCGCTGCAAGTCCGCCGGCAGTCGGGTGAGAACATGCTGGCAGTTGCCACGGAGGTTAAGAAGCGCCTGGCCAATATTGAATCCGACCTCCCGGATCGGTACGAGTTGACAATGACTCAGGATTTGTCGCTGTTCGTGGCAGACAGTGTCAACGAAGCCCAGGGCGAACTGCTGCGGGGTGGTGTTCTCGCCGTATTGGTGATTCTGCTGTTCCTGAGGAGTTGGCGCGGCGCCTTCGTGGCAGCCGTCACCATTCCGACGACAATCGTCACCACCTATGCCTTCATGCTCGCCTTTGGCTTCACTCTGAATATGATGTCGCTTCTGGCGTTGAGCATCTCGGTCGGCATGGTCATCGACGACTCCATCGTCGTACTGGAGAATGCGTTTCGGCATATGGAGCAAGGGAAGTCACGCGTCGATGCTGCCATCGCCGGCATGAAGGAAATTGGCTTTGCAGTCATTGCGACATCGCTCGCCATTGTCGCCGTGTTTATTCCAGTCGCCTTCATGGATGGCCTGGTTGGGCGATTCTTTTATGAGTTCGGGATGACCGTCACATTCGCGGTCGTGGTTTCGACGTTCATCGCCGTATGGCTTTCACCGATGCTCTGTTCCCGGGTACTAAAGGTTACCCCTCAACACGGGCGACTATTCAATGTCGTGGAACGATTCTTCACGGGCACCGAATGGCTGTATGGCTTGACGCTCCGATTTGCTTTGCGGCACCGCTGGTTGGTATCGGCGCTGGCAATCGGCGTGTTAGTTGGCAGCGTAATGCTCCTGCCGTTGATAGGGACCGAGTTCTCGCCCTCGCAGGACGAGGGGCAGTTCAACGTGCAGGTCGAAACGCCGCTCGGCTCGTCCATTGATCGAACCAGCCGAATTCTCGAAGAAGTGGAGCGTCGGCTGTGGGAATTGCCGCATGTTACGAACTTGTACACAACCATTGGAGCCGGCCAGGAAGGTCGCGTGAATTACGGCATGATTCTGGTCCAACTCCCGGACAAGGCGGAGCGGACACTCAGCCAGCATGAAATCATGGCAATGGCCCGACAAAGTGTGGAGGATCTTGGCCACTCCAAAATCAGCGTCGAATACATCCCACGCGTTTCGGGCGGTGGATTCCGATCGGCTCCGCTGCAATATAACCTACGCGGGACGGACATCGCTGAACTTGAGAAGATGGCCCTGCAGGTCACGCAGCGGATGCGCGAGACCCCGGGGATTGTCGACGTCAACCTTACGTATGACTCCAGCAAGCCGGAAGTGGCGATCCTGCCCGATCGCGATCGGGCGGCCGATCTGGGTATCAACGTTGAGAAACTGGGACTTGCCGTCCAAACGCTCGTGGGTGGCAGGCCCGTCAGCACATTCGAGGAGGGGGGCGAGAGTTTCGACGTTCGCGTGCGTCTGGCGGAAGGCGATCGCGACCGTGCCGAGGCGATTGCGGCGCTGCCCGTGCGAACCCGGAGTGGACGTTTAGTTGAATTCCGTCAGCTCGCTGACGTTGTGGAAGGCACCGGCCCGGTGCAAATCGACCGACAGAATCGGCAGCGGCAGGTCACTATCATGGCCAACCTAGAGAGTTTTAAGCCGCTTGGGGCCGCCATGACGGACGTGCTGTCCATGGAACGTGAAATCGGACTCCCGCCGGGAGTGGTCAGTGCATTTACTGGTGCCGGAGACATGATGGCCGAATCATTCGCCAGCATCATTTTCTCGCTCCTTCTCGCGATCGTCCTGATCTACATGGTTCTAGCGTCGCAGTTCGAGAGCTTCATTCACCCAGTCACTATTATGGTCTCGGTGCCGTTGTCGATCGGTGGCGCATTGGGCGCCTTGGCGATAACGGGGCTGACTCTGAACATCTACAGTATGATCGGCATGGTCATGTTGATGGGGTTGGTCACCAAAAATGCCATTCTGTTGGTGGACTACACAAACCTGCTCCGTCGCGAGCAGGGAATGGAAAAGAACGAAGCGCTCTTAATGGCGGGACCAGTGCGGCTTCGCCCGATTCTGATGACTGCCTTTTCCACTATCGCCGGCATGATCCCGATTGCTATCGGCTTGGGGGCTGGATCGGAGACCCGCCAGCCCTTGGGTGCCTGCGTAATCGGAGGAATGCTCACGTCGACGCTGCTAACGCTCGTGGTTATCCCGGTGGTGTACAGCCTGCTGGATGACCTAAGCTGCGGTGTCTTGCGCATCCTGGGAGTTACAGTGCAGCAGGATATCGAAGCCAGACCGATTCATTTGGCAGACCAGGATGTCGAACAGCGTGAAAAGAATGAACCGCAAGTGGCTGCCGCATTAAAAACCCGTGAGACCGCGAAAGCAAGCTGA
- a CDS encoding dienelactone hydrolase → MMNRLFESSLLNHVAASSLRFDYTPLLTAKAQPEQKDLVVKDEKRSREIPIRVYLPTGQATAPVVVFSHGLGGNREGSAFLGKHWAARGYVAVFLQHPGSDDCVWKDKSLAQRRALLKQAATLENLLLRAQDIPAVLDQLEVWNMETAHAFAGRLDQKRIGMSGHSFGAATTQAVSGQTFPMGQHAGDLRIKAAVVMSPTRPLTGDTQQAFGAVKIPWLLLTGTKDTTIFNRTDAKSRLVVFPALPSGRKYELVLNKAKHSVFTERALPRETASCNPNHHRAILAVTTAFWDAYLCDDTEARKWLDGETVRSVLEKDDQWRKK, encoded by the coding sequence ATGATGAATCGATTATTTGAAAGCTCTCTGCTGAACCATGTGGCGGCGTCCAGTCTCCGATTCGACTACACGCCATTGCTCACAGCCAAGGCACAGCCCGAACAGAAGGATTTGGTGGTCAAGGATGAGAAACGGTCGCGCGAGATTCCAATTCGCGTCTACCTGCCCACGGGCCAGGCGACTGCGCCCGTCGTGGTGTTCAGCCACGGACTCGGCGGCAACCGCGAAGGCTCTGCATTTCTGGGCAAGCATTGGGCCGCGCGGGGGTATGTCGCAGTTTTTCTGCAACATCCAGGAAGCGACGACTGCGTCTGGAAGGACAAATCCTTGGCCCAGCGCCGGGCTCTGTTAAAGCAAGCAGCGACTCTAGAGAATCTTCTCCTTCGGGCTCAGGATATACCCGCTGTGCTTGATCAACTCGAAGTTTGGAACATGGAAACCGCGCACGCTTTCGCGGGTCGATTGGACCAAAAGCGGATCGGCATGTCGGGTCACTCATTCGGCGCGGCGACGACGCAGGCGGTCAGTGGCCAGACGTTTCCGATGGGCCAACACGCCGGCGATCTTCGCATTAAAGCCGCCGTCGTGATGAGCCCCACCCGTCCGCTTACCGGAGATACACAACAGGCCTTCGGCGCGGTAAAGATTCCCTGGCTGCTGCTCACCGGGACGAAAGACACGACGATCTTCAACAGAACCGATGCGAAGTCACGGCTCGTAGTCTTCCCAGCGCTGCCCTCGGGTCGCAAATACGAACTAGTGCTTAACAAGGCGAAGCACTCGGTCTTCACCGAACGCGCGTTGCCGCGCGAGACCGCGTCATGCAATCCGAACCATCACCGGGCGATTCTGGCGGTGACGACCGCATTCTGGGATGCGTACCTGTGCGATGATACCGAGGCCCGGAAGTGGCTAGACGGCGAGACTGTGCGGAGCGTACTTGAGAAGGACGATCAGTGGCGGAAGAAATAA
- a CDS encoding efflux RND transporter periplasmic adaptor subunit, whose translation MTTLIVVVSVGALALAARHWFFEKSQAVSQHEPSARKEIPAMAVELVSVRQGTVAKTLELTGNFLPRRRTMVVAEVDGVIQSIPRSSRKIEVEIEGRKYSENQGLDLGQTVAQGEVLVHLDPTEYELELAASKAKLLKAQKDLEDLLAWKRPEEIRRLTAAREEALAREERNQSDFKRMESLIDQRATSQQEFGRVRAELRSARAAVERAEADLAEAEAGPTEAQIAVSQALVSQAEADVRIKEDRLKKTVIRSPYDAVIVERFVEEGERVTSQPRVELMELMDLSLVVVQVGIPERYMGRVQIEDWVRVQAAGTVDSVPGLVVLVNEKIDHETRTFRVRVAVENHERKFKAGQFVKVAFEIDSARDALVVPTKSLVYSGGQPQVFVYDAESQRVTQKVVRLGLEGDGITEIIDGLTDGDRIVLQDPAVLADGMRVQSGESERHAAHQDEKHVLAAGLTGGNH comes from the coding sequence GTGACGACGCTCATTGTCGTTGTAAGTGTTGGAGCGCTGGCGCTGGCGGCGCGTCATTGGTTTTTCGAAAAGTCGCAAGCCGTCTCGCAACATGAGCCCAGTGCCCGGAAGGAGATTCCGGCGATGGCGGTCGAACTGGTTAGCGTCCGGCAGGGCACGGTCGCCAAGACACTGGAACTGACAGGCAATTTTCTTCCACGACGGCGGACAATGGTGGTAGCCGAAGTTGATGGTGTGATTCAGTCGATTCCGCGGTCATCGCGCAAAATCGAAGTCGAAATTGAGGGACGCAAGTATTCTGAAAACCAGGGTCTCGACCTCGGTCAAACCGTCGCTCAAGGTGAGGTGCTCGTTCATCTCGATCCGACCGAATATGAGCTGGAGTTGGCTGCCTCCAAAGCAAAGTTGCTGAAGGCTCAAAAGGATCTGGAGGACCTTCTCGCCTGGAAGAGGCCGGAAGAGATCCGCCGCCTGACAGCGGCCCGTGAGGAAGCCCTGGCCCGTGAGGAACGCAATCAATCTGACTTTAAGCGAATGGAATCGCTGATTGACCAGCGGGCCACTTCGCAGCAGGAATTTGGACGCGTGCGGGCAGAGCTTCGATCTGCGCGGGCTGCAGTGGAACGGGCGGAAGCCGATTTGGCCGAGGCTGAAGCCGGTCCGACCGAGGCGCAAATTGCCGTATCACAGGCCCTTGTCAGCCAGGCCGAGGCCGATGTACGGATCAAGGAAGATCGCCTCAAAAAGACGGTCATTCGATCGCCTTATGATGCGGTCATCGTGGAACGGTTCGTCGAAGAGGGGGAACGCGTGACGTCGCAGCCACGCGTGGAACTGATGGAACTGATGGACTTGAGCCTCGTCGTCGTGCAGGTTGGTATACCAGAGCGCTACATGGGGCGAGTCCAAATAGAGGATTGGGTTCGCGTTCAGGCTGCGGGGACTGTCGATTCGGTGCCCGGGTTGGTGGTCCTCGTCAATGAGAAAATTGACCACGAAACTCGCACGTTCCGTGTCCGCGTGGCGGTCGAGAATCACGAGCGCAAATTTAAGGCCGGGCAGTTTGTGAAGGTGGCATTTGAGATCGACTCGGCACGCGACGCACTCGTCGTCCCAACGAAAAGCCTGGTTTACTCTGGAGGACAACCCCAGGTATTTGTTTACGACGCTGAATCTCAACGAGTCACTCAGAAGGTCGTCCGCCTGGGACTGGAAGGAGATGGGATTACAGAAATCATTGATGGACTGACAGACGGCGACCGCATCGTGCTTCAGGATCCCGCGGTGCTGGCTGACGGCATGCGGGTGCAATCCGGTGAATCGGAGCGACATGCAGCGCATCAGGACGAGAAGCATGTATTGGCTGCTGGATTGACGGGAGGAAACCACTGA
- a CDS encoding TetR/AcrR family transcriptional regulator, protein MANDEARARILEAAGPIFAAKGYHGATIREICEAAGVNNAAVNYYFRKKRTLYVASLGLALESTVSRSQFPTCSPEEPAKVRLDACVCTLVEQMAELNDVAWQTRLILREWLAPTGIRSDETARFVQLIMDVLLPILEDLLPRDSLQSKRLWLACSIISQCMFAKVAFAMLPQKHSDPPSNDEVAQYITELSLAAISRFE, encoded by the coding sequence ATGGCAAATGACGAAGCCCGCGCACGAATACTCGAAGCGGCTGGGCCCATTTTCGCTGCGAAGGGTTACCATGGTGCCACGATCCGCGAGATATGCGAAGCGGCTGGCGTGAACAATGCCGCAGTCAATTACTATTTCCGTAAAAAGCGGACGCTCTATGTCGCTAGCCTTGGCTTGGCCCTCGAATCAACCGTCAGCCGATCGCAATTTCCAACGTGTTCCCCAGAAGAACCGGCGAAGGTGCGGCTTGATGCGTGTGTTTGCACGCTTGTTGAACAAATGGCTGAGTTGAACGATGTCGCATGGCAGACGCGGCTGATCCTACGTGAGTGGCTGGCACCAACTGGAATACGCAGCGATGAGACTGCACGTTTCGTTCAACTGATAATGGATGTCCTTTTGCCGATTCTTGAGGACTTGCTCCCCCGCGATTCCTTGCAGTCAAAGCGACTCTGGCTGGCCTGCAGCATCATAAGCCAATGCATGTTCGCAAAGGTAGCTTTCGCCATGCTACCGCAAAAGCATAGTGACCCGCCGTCAAACGACGAGGTCGCACAATACATCACCGAGCTTTCACTCGCAGCAATTAGCCGCTTTGAGTAA
- a CDS encoding TetR/AcrR family transcriptional regulator produces the protein MGRPPDAELQERRSAEILDAATVVFSENGFAAADVQEIANKTGVGKGTVYRYFPSKEELFLAAVDHGMRRLKSAVDAAIAGVEPPLERIAEGVRAYLAFFDEHPEIVELLIHERAHFRDRKKPTYFVHRDANMAPWQALFRELIQVGVVRDIPVERITEFVSDVVYGTMFTNYFSGRKATLSSQCDTILDMVFHGLLVGRETPSVE, from the coding sequence GTGGGGCGCCCTCCTGACGCAGAACTCCAGGAGCGGCGCAGTGCGGAAATCCTTGACGCCGCAACGGTCGTGTTCTCGGAGAACGGGTTCGCGGCGGCAGACGTGCAGGAAATCGCCAACAAAACAGGCGTCGGTAAGGGGACGGTTTATCGTTACTTCCCAAGCAAGGAAGAGCTTTTTCTGGCGGCTGTCGATCATGGGATGAGGCGGCTCAAAAGTGCGGTAGATGCGGCAATCGCAGGCGTGGAGCCACCGCTGGAGCGAATTGCCGAAGGTGTTCGCGCCTACCTAGCCTTCTTCGACGAGCATCCGGAAATCGTCGAGCTGCTGATTCATGAACGTGCCCACTTTCGGGACAGGAAGAAGCCAACCTATTTCGTTCACCGCGACGCCAACATGGCGCCGTGGCAAGCGTTATTCCGCGAGTTGATACAAGTGGGAGTAGTGCGCGACATCCCGGTCGAGCGGATCACCGAATTCGTTTCCGACGTGGTATACGGGACGATGTTCACCAACTACTTTTCGGGTCGTAAGGCAACGCTCTCCAGTCAATGCGACACCATCCTGGACATGGTGTTTCATGGCCTGCTCGTCGGTCGCGAAACTCCGTCCGTCGAATAG